The genomic interval AGGACGGAGCGGTCGGAACCATGCTGCTTTTCTTGGCTCCCTGTACCGAGCGCGCGAACGCCGTGGAGGTCCTTTTTCTTGGATTTCCTGGGGAGCGAGCGGAACGGCTAGGCAGCTACCGAGCTTGCCGGCTAGCCTGCTAGCGAGCTTTTGGTTTGAAGGCGAGCCCTCCCAGGCAGCGTTTGCCATCGTAAGTTTCTACCCCGTAGGTCCCCCGTACCCTCCTATTCCTCAATTCAGAGGGGGCGTATCTTCGTCGCCGCCGGTCACAGAAGATAGGGCCGACATAGGCGACCAGATAGTGGCAGCCTCGCTTGAGCTCGGGCCGTGGCGGCTGCGGCTGGAACAAGCGACGGTCGGGGCCCGTCGAGGGTCGCGAGGGTGACGACCAAGAGCTAGAAAACGTCCTTCAGTTCGACGCGGCTCGCCGTGGTATGCTGGCCGCGATCGGCGCGTTGGCGGGCCCTCCCCGACCGAACGCCGCCCTCGACCGAGCCTCGTCCCCGATCCTGCACCCCGGCCTTGGATCCAGGGATTGAGACACAGCATCGCCGCGCTTCACCGGGGGTCGCCTCGATGCGCATCTTCCTCGCCCGGCACGGCGAGACCACCTGGAACCAGGAGAACCGGCTCCAGGGGCGAATCGATACTGCGCTGTCGACGCGCGGCGTAGCGCAAGCCGAGGCGTTGGCCTCGCTGCTCGCGGCGCAGCCCATCACCGCCATCTACACAAGCACGCTGCGGCGCAGCCGCGACACGGCGAAGCCGTTGGCTGCCCGGCTCGGGCTCGAGGTGCGCGCCCGGTTCGAGCTGGACGAGATGTCCTACGGGATTCTGGAGGGCAGCCTGGTGCACGCACCCGGCTCGGAGTTCGAGCCCCTGTACACAGCGCGCAACGCGGATCCGCTCGCCTTCCGGCCACCGGGCGGCGAAGCCTACGCCGATGTGCACGTCAGACTCGTCCCGTTCGTCGCCGAACTGCGAGCGCGGCACGCTGGCGAAGCCGTGCTCGTGATCGGTCACCGGGCCACGAACCGTGTCCTGTGGGCGCTGCTGCTCGAGCGTCCGCTCGCCGAGTGCATCGCGCTCAAACATAAACACGATCGAATCCTGGAGTTTCACCTGGGTGCCGTGCCCGAATGCATCGAACATCGGTACGAGGTGAACTCGACGCCGTTGGAGAACCCATGAGCGTCGTCGAGAACGCACGGCGCCATCGTGCCATGATCCTGTACGGGCACGTCCATGGGGACGCTTATGTGTTGCTGCCTGGTTTCTCGGTTCTCGGTGCATCAGCTTTGGTTCGAGTGCACACGACGAGTGGCGCGGTGACGCCTGTGGTGATGGACCCGGCCGAGGCGGCGAGATTCGACATGCCGCTCAGCGTCGCGTTCAGCAGACAAGGAAACGCGCTGATGTTGCCCTCCAGTGCATTGGCCCGCGTGATGTAGTAGTTGTTGGCATCGCGGTAGCGGAACACGATGCCACAGGCCTGATCCACCTTAGCCGGGTGACGCCGCGTCCTTGGAATCTGCGCTACGGGTGAGTTGTGCGAGGGCGTCCTGGGCCCCTGGAGTCAGGAAGCAGAACGCGGTAGCCCAGCGCGCCAGGAAGCGGGCCCGGCGGCGCGGGGACGCCGGTGCCCGCCAAGGAAGCTGCTCGAAGTCGTTGGCGAAGTCGATCTCGAGTAGCGCACGCAAGGTCTCGAGATCGACTGCGACGTCCCGACCCTCCACGACGTCCCGCACGAAATGGCCTGCGTCGCTCTCCAAATTGGTGAAGAAATGGTCCCGATCGCAGGCGCCGAAAAGGTACGCGAGTTCCTCGGCCCGCGGGCCGAGGCGCGCCCGCAGCGCCGGACGCTGATCGACCCCAGCCGCGCGGGCCGCAAAGGTCTGGGTGCCATAAATGCTGTGGAAGAGACCCGCCAGGCAGACCGCTTCCTCGTTCCCCCAAGCCTCTAGGAGAGCATGCACTCCAAGCATGTGGTCGTGCAGCGTGCGCCCGAAGTGGGGAATGGTCCTCGTGCCCAGTTCGTCGAGGAGATTCTCGAGGTCGGGCCGGATCATCGCGCTCTCCAGTTCCCAGCACCTTGAGTGATTTCGACACTGCTTGTCGCCGCGACCCCTAGCGCGTAGCTCAGGGCTATTTTGGTGCGGTGCTCGCGCAGGAGCTGCCTAGCAGTGGTCAGATCGCTGCCCAGCCCAATCCGCACGTCCTTGCCGTGCCGCTGGGACCTCGTGTAGTATCCGCCGCCTGGCCACTGGAACAGGCCCCTCGGGAGCTTTTGACGTGGCATCTTGTGGTTCCTCCTGCTAACCTGGGGCGCCTTGTCTGCCTTCAGTGTTAGCAGGCAGTGAGCAGGCAGTGCAAGGGGCAGGAACGGCGTAAGTCATTGTGCGCCCATAGCTCAATTGGATAGAGCGTCTGACTACGGATCAGAAGGTTTGGGGGTTCGACTCCCTCTGGGCGCGCCACTCGCAGCGGGCCGGCAGAAATGCCGGCCCGTTGTGTTGACGCCTCCAGCGCGCGAGAGTGGGACCGTGACGAGAGCGGGATCGTGATGGGAGACGGAGAGTGAGTACGGTCTGGCAAGAAAAGGTGCTCGCCCTGGGCGCGGATCCGCGCGCCCCTTCGAGCGCGCTGGCGCAGCGTGCCGGTGAGCTCTTGCGCGAAGTAGCGGCTCACGATCCAGAGTTGCTGGCGGAGACGGCACGCGCCATCGTCGTGGCGCAGCCGGCGCTCGCAGCGGTGGTCAACGTAGCCAACGTGGCGCTCCGTGCGGTCGAGGTGCTCGGCATGGGCTCGGTCGGCAAGGCTCTCGAGTCGCTCCTGCAGGGGCTCGAGGCCGATCGTCACGCCGCGGCGGCGGCACTGGCGGGACGGTTCGAGGCTCCGGTCACCATCGTCACCACCTCGGCCCAGGCCGTGGTGGCGGAGGCCGTCCAGCTCTTACAACGCCGCGGGCTCCTGCAGCGGGTGGTGTGCGCCGAATCGCGACCGCTGCACGAGGGCACGGCTTTCGCACGCTGGCTGGTGTCCCAGGGCTGGCCCACGACGCTCGTCACCGATGCGGGCGTGACCGAACATCTGCAGCCGGGGTCGGTTCTCGTGGTCGGTACGGAGGCGATTCTGCCGCAGCACGTGGTGCATCGGCTAGGCACGCGAACCTACGCCACCTGGGCCTGTCTCGCCGGCGTCCCCCGCTACGTGCTGGCGATGCGCGACCGGATCTATCCGGTGGAGCTGGTCGGGCGTTTCACGCTCCCGTCGCATCCGGCGGCGGAGATCCTGCGCGAGCCGCCGGGGGGTTTGCACGTGGACGGTCGCGCCTTCGATCTCTCCGCACGGTCGCTCTGGACGGAGATCTTCGTCGGCGGCCAACCCGCGCCGGTGGCCGAGCAGCGGGGCGACCACCGGCTGGCACAGGGACTTCTCCAACTCGCCTCCTGAGTTCCACGGAGCCCGCCGCGGTGCCCGGAACGGCGAAAACCCGGTTGCCGCCGGCCCCTCCGGCTTGGTTTAATGTCCCACGATGCAGATTCGCCTGCGAAGATCGGACTTGGCGCGCCTGCGCGTGCCCGTGCTGTGCGTACCCCTGCATGAAGGGGAGGCCCTACGCGGCCCGTTGTCCGCGCTGGACAAGGCCTGCGGCGGCGTACTCGGTGCGGTGCTCCGCGCCGGCGACTTCCGCGGCAAACCGGGCACGCAGGTCACCCTCTACAACCCGAAGACCACCGGGCCGCGACGCATCGTGCTCCTCGGCGCCGGCAAGGAAAGCGACATCGACCTGGAGCGCATCCGCCAAGTGGCTGCCCGCGCCGTTGCCCGCGCCGGAGAGCTGCAAGCCCGTGAGCTCGGGCTCCTCTTTCCCGCGCCCCGCCCGCTGGGCGACGCGGCCATGGCGCAGGCCCTCACGGAGGGCAGCCTCCTCGGCGACTATCGCTTCGACAAATACAAGTCTCCCAACGAAGACAATAGCAAGAAGCTGCAGACGGTGACGTTCGTGGCCGTGCGCCAGGTCGACAAGGCCGCCGGCAGCGGCATCGAGCAGGGCGAGATCCTGGCCGACGTGGTGCGCAAGGTGCGCGACATGGTGAACGCGCCGGCGAACGAGCTCACCCCGACCGAGATGGCCGAGCGCGCCCGCGCTTCGGCCAAGGAGCACGGCTTCCGTTGCACCGTGCTCGACCGCGCCGCGGCAACGAAGCTGGGAATGGCGGGCCTCCTCGCAGTGTCCTCCGGCAGCGACCAACCGCCGCGCTTCGTCGTGCTCGAGTACGATGGAGCGGGGCCGCGGACACCGTGCTACGTCTTCGTCGGCAAAGGATTGACCTTCGATTCTGGCGGCATCTGCATCAAGCCCGCCCCCAAGATGGACGAGATGAAAGGCGACATGGGGGGTGGTGCCGCCGTGATCGGTGCGGTCGAAGCGGCGGCGCGCCTGCGCCTGCCGGTGCGCCTCGTGGGATTGGTCCCGTGCACCGAGAATCTCCTCGGCGGCAGCGCCTATCGCCCCGGCGACATCCTGCGCATGGCCAACGGCAAGACGGTCATGGTGGACAACACCGACGCCGAGGGCCGTCTGGTGCTGGCGGATGCGCTCGTCTACGCCCAGCGCTACAAGCCGGCCGCCATCGTCGACCTGGCCACGCTCACCGGCGCTGCGCTCATCGCCTTGGGGCAATCGGCGACGGCAGTCCTCGGCAACGATCGTTCCCTCGTCGACTCCCTGAAAGCAGCCGGAGAGCGTTGCTTCGAGCGGCTCTGGGAGCTACCGCTGTGGGAAGACTACGAGGAACTCATCCGCACCCCCATCGCCGACATCAAGAACACCGGCGGCAAGAACGCCGGCACCATCACCGCGGCCGCCTTCCTCAAGCATTTCGTCGGCACTGTGCCCTGGGCGCACCTGGACATCGCCGGCACCTCGTACCTCGACCGCGCCGAAGGCTACCGGCCGCAAGGCGGCACCGGCGTCGGCGTGCGCCTGCTCGTCGAGTACCTCCGCGACCGGGCACAGGAAAACGCGGCGCATGCCGGCCAGCGCACCTGAAGCAGACGGCCCTTCCGAAGCGCCGAGTGCCGAGTCCTACCTGCGTCGGGCTCCCAAGGTGGAGCTGCACGTACACCTCGAGGGCGCAGTGCGACCGCAGCGTCTGCTCGCCGTGTTGCAACGCCACGGGTTGCACACACACCTGCGTCGCCCCGAAGACGTTGCCTGGCTCTTCCACCACGACAGCTTCGTTGATTTCCTCGAGCACTTCCGCTTCGTCGTCACCAGCCTGCGGGACGTGCAGGACGTCCACGACGTCGCCCGCGACCTCTTCGAGGAGCTGGCGGCGCAACAGGTGCTCTATGCCGAGGTCTTGTTCTCGGCGGCGATCTTTGTCCGCCTCGGCATGCCTTGGGACGAGCTGCTGGCGGCGGTGAGCGAAGCGGAGGCCGCAGTGCTCGAGCCGCGACGGCGAGGAGGGTCGCTGCCGCGCTACAACCTGGTTCTCGATCTGGTGCGCAACTTCGGGCCGGAGTTCGCCGCGGCGCAGGTGGAAGAGATCGCGAAGCGGGCGCATCCGCGCGTCGTCGGCGTGCACCTCGGTGGTGACGAGGTGAACTTCCCGGCGCGGCTCTTCGCCGCGGCGTACGCGCGAGCGGGGGAGGCAGGCCTGGGGCGCGCGGCGCACGCCGGTGAAGGTGCCGGCGCGGCGAGCGTGCGCGAGGCAGTCGAGGAGCTGCAGGTGACGCGCATCGGCCACGGCATCCGCTGCCTGGAGGACCCGGAGCTTGTGCACCTCCTGGTGGAGCGCGGCATCACTCTCGAAGTCTGTCCGACGAGCAACGTCCGCACCCGCGTCGTCTCGGAGCTGCAGGCGCATCCGCTGCCGCTCCTCCTCAGCCAAGGTCTGCGCTGCACCATCGGAAGCGACGACCCGAGCTTCTTCGACACCGATTTGAGCCGCGAGTGGATTGCCGCCCACCGCGTGCTGGGCCTCGGTCTCCGGCAACTCGACGCCTGCGCCGATGCCGGGTTGGAGGCGGCATTCTTGCCTCAAACGGAGCGCGAAGTCGGGCTGGCGCGCCTACGAGCCGAACGGGCCGCCTCACGCGCAGAACTCGGTCTCACCGGTTGAACCATGGGGAAAGCAAGTGGCCCGTTCCGCGGCGCGCCGGAGAGCAGGCGCGCCAGCCTGCCAGCAAGCAGAACCTCAGATTCCCAGCGTGAGGATCTTGATGAGGATGGCGAGGCCGCCGATGAGGGCGCCCGTCGCCGCCGCGGCGCTCGGGATGCCGGTGTGCACACCGGGCTGGGGCGGCGCGATCTCGGCCTTTTCCGGCGGGGTCACTTCGGCGACCTCGCCCCGCTGGGCGCGCTCGTAGAGAGCCTTCGCCGTCGAATCCTCGGGGGTGTCGCCATAAGGAAAGCGCCCGTGGAGGTCGAGATCGTCCAGGTCGATGCGCCGGTCTCGTGGATTCAGGAACAGGGCGAGGTCGGTGTCGTAACGCATTGTCAAAGATGAGGCTGTGAAACGCTCACCGGCCTGTCGCAAGGCTCGGAAGGGGGGCGACTCGGGACTCGAGGGGGGTTGAGCCGAGCCCGCAGCCGGATGGGCAGCGCAGAGCGACGCCCCCAGGGTGATCCCGAAAAGCAGGACCAGGCCCAGAAGACCCTGCCGCAGGTTTACTGCACTCATCCCCATCCCTCCGCGACGTCTGCCCGACCTCTGGGAATGTCCCGGGGACATGCGCACCATGGCTCTCCCAACACTAACTGATGGGCCCAGCCTCCGCACCCTCCGGCTGGGCCGCGTACAGTGGCTTGGGAGCTGAACTTGCCGCCCTGGAATCATCGTGCTATGCAGGGCCAGGCGGCTGCGCCTTTTATACCCCGCCGAGGGCTCGCGAGATTCGTGCCCGCGCGCCGCTCTTCCACCCCGGGGAGCCCATGTCCTGCAGAACCATCGGCGCGCTCGCCATCCTCCTCTGGCTAGCCAGCTGCGGCGGGACGGGCGCCGGCCGCGAACGCCGGTTGACGAGCATCCTCGAGCCGAGCTTCGGGCAGCGGCCGCTGCGCACCCTCGCGGCGCTGCCCCTCGCCTCCGACGTAGCGGAAGACGAGGATCCCGACCAGATCGCGGCGGGGATGGTGGAGGCGAAGTTCTACCCAGCGCTCAATGCAGCGACGCAGTACACCCTGCTGCCGCCCAGCGAGGTGAAACGGATCCTGCAGGAAGCCGGCCTCACCCAGAACCTGGCGCACTTCTACAAGAAGTGGATTTCCGACCACGACGACGTCGACGAGGCCTTCCTCCGCGACCTTGCGGCGCGACTGCACGCGGACGCCATCGTGGGTGGAGCCGTCGATCTTTGGCACCAAGATCTGATCGACATCATGGACACGGGCGCGGCGCGGACGCACGTGGGACTGATGCTGGGGCTCTTCGATGGCGTCACGGGAAAGCGGCTGTGGCTCGGGGCGGACTCGCAGTTCAAGGATGGACAGCGCTACTCGGGTCCGACGGAGGAGAACATCGCCGAGCTGCAGCGACAGGTGGAGCGCACCAACAAGCGCACCGTGGGCGGGGTCTACGCGCCGCCCGACTTCAGCGAGGTCGTCGACATCGTGGTGAGCGTCCTCGTCGCGCATTTCCCGCAGACCCGGAACTGAACACCGAGTGGAGCCCGGCATGGAGCCCTTGGAGGAACATGAACGCTGGATGCGCCTGGCCCTGGACGAAGCCATGCGCGGCGCCGAGGAGGGCGAGGTCCCGGTGGGGGCCGTCGTGGTGCTGGGCCAGCGCGTTCTCGGCCGGGGGCACAACCGCACGGAAGCCACCCACGACCCGACAGCACACGCCGAGGTGCTGGCCATTGGCGCCGCCGGCGAAGCCCTCGGCGACTGGCGTTTGACAGGCGCCGATCTCTACGTCACTCTGGAGCCCTGCGCCATGTGCGCCGGGGCCATCCAACTCGGGCGGTTGCGGCGGGTGATCTTCGGACCCAGGGACCCGAAGTTCGGGGGCTGCGGCTCGGTGGTGAACGTCCTCGCGCAGGTGCAGATGAATCACCGCGTCGAGTGCATCGATGGCGTGCTCGCCGAGGAAAGTCGCTTCGTGCTGCGGCGTTTCTTCCGTGAGCTGCGCCGGCAAGGTCGCGAGGTCGCGGCCTCCGACCCTTTCCCCCCCGACGAAGAGCCTTGAAGAGGTGCTTCCGTCGTCGGGCGCGACAGGATCAAGGAGAGATGCGAGAGCGGTTTAATCGGCACGGTTGGAAACCGTGTGTGCGGGAAACCGCACCGAGGGTTCGAATCCCTCTCTCTCCGCCAACTGGGGGCTCCGCCGGGACGGCGGGGCCCCGCCGCCGGCTGCCCGTGTGAAGCGCCACCAGCCGCGGCTCGCAAGACCAGTAGGGGACGATGGCGCATGCATGTGCGCTGCAGAGTCGACCCGGCCTTTCCCGGCACCTGTGCCGCGCTCGCGGGACATCTCGACCCGGAGGGCGCGGCGCTGGCGCGCGACGACCTCGCGGCCCGAATCGCGCCTTCCACACCTTCTCTCCTTCTCGACATGAGCGCCGTCGATTGGATGAGCAGCGCCGGCGTCGGGGCCCTCATGCAACTTCGTTCGCAGGTGCAGGCGAACCAGGGCGCCATCGCTCTCTTCGGCTGCACGCCCCGAGTGCGCTCGGTGCTCCGGGTCTGCAAGCTCGAGAACCTGCTCAACGTCTGCGACGGTGAGGACGAGGCGCGGCAGCGGCTGGGCCGGCCGCCCGCGCTCTGATCCGATCCGCCGCATCGCGTCCCCTGCCGCAATTGCAGGGCAAGGGTCGGCGGCCACTGCTACCCGCTCGATCACGGCGCCTGGGAACTTCACGGCGGCAAAGAGCGCAACAGCTTCTCTGCCTCGGGGAAAACGCGACGCCGCTCGAGGGCCTGCTGCAACGCCGCTCGCGCTACCAGGGGACGCCCGGCGGCGACTTCGATTCGCGCCAAGGTCAGCAGGTAGTCCGGATTCTCGGGCTCCAAGGCGAGAGCGCGCCTGGCGTGTTCGCGGGCCCGGTCCAGGTCTTGCCCCTGCTGGGCGAGCACGTAGGCGAGATTGTTGTGCGCCGGCGCGTAGTCCGGCCGGCGCTCCAGGGCCAGGGCATACTCCCGCGCGGCCGCCGCCATCTCCCCGCGCTCGGCGTATTGGTTGGCGAGCCCGACATGGTAGCGGGCATCGGCGGGGTTGGCTCGCACCGCCGCTTCATATTCCTGCAAAGCGAGCGCAGCATCGCCACGCTGCCGCTGCCAGATGGCGAGCTCCTCGTGCATGTAGGCCCGAGCGTGCGGAGACCACTGCGACTCGGCTTCGAGCGCCCGGTGGACGTGGGCTACGGCGGCCTTCGGGCTGGCGAGGGTGAGGATCCAGGGCAGGAGAGAGTGCACGCTCCCGATGAGGACGAGGACGATCGTCACGCGGGTCGCTGCTCCTGCAGCCAGGAGGAGAGCCCCCGTGCAGCCGAGGAGGACGAAGCCGAAGGGAGCGAAGATGTCCCAATCGCGATAGGGGCCGAGCTCGCGGAGGAAAACGCTGTTCGTGAGCAACACTCCTGTGGCCGCGAGGAGGAGGAACTCTAGGGCTGGCACCGCCCCTGGTCGCTGCTGCCGCAGGAACAGGAACATCAGGGGTCCGAGGAGCGCGAGCGGCGCGGCGCGCAGGATGTCGTTGCCCACCGCCAGGGCATGGGCGAGGGAGAAGAAGGGGAAGGCATGCCGGGCGCTCGTAGGTTCGAAGTAGGCGGCGGTGTAGCGCGTCCAGCCGCCGACGGAGGTGGTGAGTAGAGACCCTGGCCGGCCGCTCGCGACGAGAACGAGGAGTGCCGCAAGGAGCGGGATCGCTGCCACGCCGATCCCCACCGCCTTGCGGTGGCCCAGC from Candidatus Krumholzibacteriia bacterium carries:
- a CDS encoding STAS domain-containing protein — its product is MHVRCRVDPAFPGTCAALAGHLDPEGAALARDDLAARIAPSTPSLLLDMSAVDWMSSAGVGALMQLRSQVQANQGAIALFGCTPRVRSVLRVCKLENLLNVCDGEDEARQRLGRPPAL
- a CDS encoding leucyl aminopeptidase, which produces MQIRLRRSDLARLRVPVLCVPLHEGEALRGPLSALDKACGGVLGAVLRAGDFRGKPGTQVTLYNPKTTGPRRIVLLGAGKESDIDLERIRQVAARAVARAGELQARELGLLFPAPRPLGDAAMAQALTEGSLLGDYRFDKYKSPNEDNSKKLQTVTFVAVRQVDKAAGSGIEQGEILADVVRKVRDMVNAPANELTPTEMAERARASAKEHGFRCTVLDRAAATKLGMAGLLAVSSGSDQPPRFVVLEYDGAGPRTPCYVFVGKGLTFDSGGICIKPAPKMDEMKGDMGGGAAVIGAVEAAARLRLPVRLVGLVPCTENLLGGSAYRPGDILRMANGKTVMVDNTDAEGRLVLADALVYAQRYKPAAIVDLATLTGAALIALGQSATAVLGNDRSLVDSLKAAGERCFERLWELPLWEDYEELIRTPIADIKNTGGKNAGTITAAAFLKHFVGTVPWAHLDIAGTSYLDRAEGYRPQGGTGVGVRLLVEYLRDRAQENAAHAGQRT
- the add gene encoding adenosine deaminase, coding for MPASAPEADGPSEAPSAESYLRRAPKVELHVHLEGAVRPQRLLAVLQRHGLHTHLRRPEDVAWLFHHDSFVDFLEHFRFVVTSLRDVQDVHDVARDLFEELAAQQVLYAEVLFSAAIFVRLGMPWDELLAAVSEAEAAVLEPRRRGGSLPRYNLVLDLVRNFGPEFAAAQVEEIAKRAHPRVVGVHLGGDEVNFPARLFAAAYARAGEAGLGRAAHAGEGAGAASVREAVEELQVTRIGHGIRCLEDPELVHLLVERGITLEVCPTSNVRTRVVSELQAHPLPLLLSQGLRCTIGSDDPSFFDTDLSREWIAAHRVLGLGLRQLDACADAGLEAAFLPQTEREVGLARLRAERAASRAELGLTG
- a CDS encoding tetratricopeptide repeat protein, with amino-acid sequence MSRTERVVQAGLAALLLLHAVSLAVPATLWSLSALAVWPRPWAVAWTGAALLACFAAPFLAARLRLPAYPGRRGAALLSLAAAVAFWLLRQRTHFSGDGFLLVRDRGWSETVTRARLLVECTTRTVHAAESSFGWSAERTLALLSVASGVAGTYALFRFAASLTPERDGRWLVACLLLGGTCMQLFFGHVEYYPMVAAALLVYLALVARTCSARFTSGTLVSLAAFGALLSFHLSTLALAPAVGWLAWRAWRLGHRKAVGIGVAAIPLLAALLVLVASGRPGSLLTTSVGGWTRYTAAYFEPTSARHAFPFFSLAHALAVGNDILRAAPLALLGPLMFLFLRQQRPGAVPALEFLLLAATGVLLTNSVFLRELGPYRDWDIFAPFGFVLLGCTGALLLAAGAATRVTIVLVLIGSVHSLLPWILTLASPKAAVAHVHRALEAESQWSPHARAYMHEELAIWQRQRGDAALALQEYEAAVRANPADARYHVGLANQYAERGEMAAAAREYALALERRPDYAPAHNNLAYVLAQQGQDLDRAREHARRALALEPENPDYLLTLARIEVAAGRPLVARAALQQALERRRVFPEAEKLLRSLPP
- the tadA gene encoding tRNA adenosine(34) deaminase TadA, giving the protein MEPLEEHERWMRLALDEAMRGAEEGEVPVGAVVVLGQRVLGRGHNRTEATHDPTAHAEVLAIGAAGEALGDWRLTGADLYVTLEPCAMCAGAIQLGRLRRVIFGPRDPKFGGCGSVVNVLAQVQMNHRVECIDGVLAEESRFVLRRFFRELRRQGREVAASDPFPPDEEP
- a CDS encoding histidine phosphatase family protein; this encodes MRIFLARHGETTWNQENRLQGRIDTALSTRGVAQAEALASLLAAQPITAIYTSTLRRSRDTAKPLAARLGLEVRARFELDEMSYGILEGSLVHAPGSEFEPLYTARNADPLAFRPPGGEAYADVHVRLVPFVAELRARHAGEAVLVIGHRATNRVLWALLLERPLAECIALKHKHDRILEFHLGAVPECIEHRYEVNSTPLENP